GAAATTAATTATCAGTAAATGTTTACGAGAAAAACACCACACATTCACCCGTTTGTAATCGAATGTGATCTTCCTCCTGCGAGTCCTCCGAATTATCATCTCTCTGTTTCTTCGATTCCAACAAACCCGGATGAGTTTTTCGCATATGCAGGTATAGCATTGAAGAAACCTTAAATGTTTTCTCACAATGTGGACACAAgtagggacgttcacctgcaaaggAAAGACCCTTCTGAAATGTTTACTGAACAAAACTGTTCTAGCCAACCTGTATGACTTCGTATGTGGCCTTGGAGCGTCGAATGTTGTATAAATGTtttcggacaatgtggacaagaatgGGGACGTTCACCTATAAAAAATACTCTGCTGAATGGTTCACCATGGTAGAACAGATACAACTtacccgtatgagttcgaatgtgctTCATGAGCGTTGAAGATTCCCTAAATGTTTTCTGACAATGTGGACACAGAAATGATCGTTCACCTGCAAATAAATGAACCCTCTGAATGGTTTatggaattgaatttttcgttaccaacccgtatgagttctCATGTGCAATCTGACGCCGTGTTTTGAGGTGAatgtttttttacaaatatcACACTTGAACGGTTTCCAGCCTGAAACAAGTTCATAGATTCGGATCAGTACATACTCATCTGTGTGTAACCACCGTTTTTGGTCTTCCATCGAACTTTCGTTCGCGAAACCTTTCTTACGTTTTTGACTGAGTGAAGGTGAGTGAACCTCCTTGTGTGAAGCATCCACATCACTTTTTCTTTGTGCATTCGTTCTAGCCACCGGATTTATTGATTCATCATCGTTTTCTTCGACCATTCCGTTAATGAAGAACACCTCTCCGTTTTCTCCCTTGATTTGTATTTCGGCTTTCTGTTCAATTGGCCCAACATTCACTATTGGAAATGCCTCAAAAATGGTTCCATTATCCGACAGCTCGTGGTCCTCAATCATTAACTCTGGATCCACCTTGATGTTATCTATCGGTTTGGCACTGGGCAAAATTTGGAAACAGCTCTCGGGAATGTCGTTGACGGTAATGAAGTCTTGGCGGCATTTTCCACATGTTGGATAACTACTCAACTGAGAAATGGGACTGCTCAACTTCTCCATGATATCTTTTAGCTTCTGCTGTTGGTGAGAGGGGATCAGTACGTGATGGAATTGCTCATTGCATATATTGGAGCAAAAGCTACACTGGTACCTATTAATATGAATTATGGTCAATGTCATTTCAATTATCACcaatatttttgtatttgttcGATTCATAATAAATTGCTGGTGAAGATTTACCAAAACATGCCTTGTTATTTTGGTAAATGTAATGAAAATAAGCCACATCGCCGTAAGGAGTAAAATTTAATATGCAGTGGTTTTCCAACCATTTCCCCAATATACTTACAGATTATTTCTAACAGACGCCATATCACTTTTCCAGTCTTatttattcaaattattaaattaaaacTCAAAATTCTCCCGTAATAAATTCACATAAATTCTAAAACTGGCGATAtttctgaaacaaacaaaacaaaccagTTTGTGTACAATTTGAATCTTTTGAGCCGAGACCAATGATACACATGAGGTGGAGTAGCAGGCAaagtatatttgtattggtaaacaaaatatggtgtccTCATTATCTGCATTCAGTATGAAATGTATTGGTTGGGAAATAAgttcttatttttatatttctttaatTTTACATCAGTATGTCTGCTGTTTGGCAAAAGGGTAGTTATTCATTCTGTTCGTGTACGACGAATAAATTATTCAGTCATCAACCATATCCAACTCGGCAGTAAATCGAGTGCTTACTGTATTGGGCATTGATTGCACAGTTACACCCCATCGATGCCTGCCGCAATTATGAGTTCCGGGACCCCTCGATATAAAAGGGATTGTTGTAGATGTAGGAGGCTCTATTGTTCCAGTCGCTTTAGTTAGCAGCAGCAGTCCAACCATCATACCGTTTCTCTCATCATTTATATTAAATATTGTGTTAATTAGATCGTAGTGTAGTAAATTagataaatgaaataaaaattgaaattgtgcTTACCTGGGAATCCTTGGAATACGCGCCAAACCACCTgaaaagaaaaggaagaaaaACTCACCGTTGTGTCCGCTGATACCTGGAATTTGTCCATTCAACTGAGCCGTCGACatctggtccttcgaaccggatcagcGTCGAACTCCGCTGATCCACACCCAGCCCTGTGAGTTGGTACGGACTGTACCCTAAGATACGTCATTAGAGGAAAGGAGAACTCGAAAAAATCTCCATCTTGCTGTTGTATGCTACCGCATGCTGATTTTGCTGATTTTGCTGATGCTGGAATACTGCTGCTGAAAGTCAACCACCTAAATTGAAGACGGTCACATCTGAAACTTACAAGGCATTTATTTGCCTCAATAAGGTAATTGAGGTTCCATCTTTTCTTACTCTCCCAGTCAGGGCTACGCGGTCTTCTGATTTACAGATCCTTCCATCATCATGTCCACGGATCGTCGCATCAAGGGACTCAAGCTGCGACAAAAAAGCCTACTGACATCTTTCAACGCTATCAGGAAATTCGTTGACGATTACGACGATGATAGAGATGCAAATGAAGTTCCGGTCCGTCTG
The Toxorhynchites rutilus septentrionalis strain SRP chromosome 2, ASM2978413v1, whole genome shotgun sequence genome window above contains:
- the LOC129770436 gene encoding zinc finger protein OZF-like, which gives rise to MASVRNNLYQCSFCSNICNEQFHHVLIPSHQQQKLKDIMEKLSSPISQLSSYPTCGKCRQDFITVNDIPESCFQILPSAKPIDNIKVDPELMIEDHELSDNGTIFEAFPIVNVGPIEQKAEIQIKGENGEVFFINGMVEENDDESINPVARTNAQRKSDVDASHKEVHSPSLSQKRWKPFKCDICKKTFTSKHGVRLHMRTHTGERSFLCPHCQKTFRESSTLMKHIRTHTGERPHSCPHCPKTFIQHSTLQGHIRSHTGERPYLCPHCEKTFKVSSMLYLHMRKTHPGLLESKKQRDDNSEDSQEEDHIRLQTGEKRLKCDKCEKTFGSQSGLKVHVRSHTGERPYPCPHCPKAFKDSSALVLHIRNHTGECPYPCPHCPKAFKRNIALKNHIRTHTGERPYSCQHCPKMFTLRPSLAQHMRATHPGLLETNKQRESNLDDSQEEDDIRLQTGEKPLECGKYEKVECSIPRGTDGSST